One segment of Danio aesculapii chromosome 3, fDanAes4.1, whole genome shotgun sequence DNA contains the following:
- the rbbp6 gene encoding E3 ubiquitin-protein ligase RBBP6 isoform X4: MSCVHYKFSSKLNYDTVTFDGLHITLSDLKRQIMGREKLKAADCDLQITNAQTKEEYTDDEALIPKNSSVIIRRIPIGGLKSTSKTYVIDRSEPSGSSKAVCKTNSFPCLITHIFKLLSSGFVLKSFRKRFSCSSMLSLKPV, encoded by the exons ATGTCTTGTGTCCATTACAAGTTTTCCTCTAAACTTAACTACGACACGGTCACCTTCGATGGCCTTCACATCACGCTCAGTGATTTGAAACGCCAGATCATGGGGCGAGAAAAGCTGAAGGCCGCGGACTGCGACCTGCAAATCACCAACGCTCAGACTAAAGAAG AATACACTGACGATGAAGCCCTCATTCCTAAAAACTCGTCTGTCATCATTAGACGAATCCCTATTGGAGGGCTTAAGTcgacaagcaaaacatatgtCAT cGATCGTTCTGAACCAAGTGGATCTTCAAAAGCAGTATGTAAAACCAACTCATTTCCTTGTCTcattacacacattttcaaactcCTCAGCAGCGGCTTTGTCTTGAAATCATTTAGGAAACGTTTCTCATGCTCCTCAATGTTGTCTTTGAAACCTGTTTGA